In Lathyrus oleraceus cultivar Zhongwan6 chromosome 2, CAAS_Psat_ZW6_1.0, whole genome shotgun sequence, the DNA window CACCATGTCCACCATGTCCTCCATGTCCACCGTGGTAACCGCCACCACCACCATGGTAACTACCACCACCATGACCGTAGTGTCCATATTTGGCATCTTTTACTTCATTTGAAGTTTCAACAACCTCTGCAAATACAACAGTATGTTTATATTTTATATTGACATTTATTCTTGAAATTTATTACTAATTAAGAATGTAATATAAATGGTTACCATTGTTGGAAACACCACCATGTCCACCATGTCCTCCATGTCCACCATGTCCACCGTGGTAACTGCCGCCACCACCATGGTAACTTCCACCACCATGACCGTAGTGTCCATATTTGGCATCATTTACTTCATTTGACTTTTCAGCAACCTCTGCAACATTGTAATTATATATGAGATTAATTATAACTTAGTCATAATGTGTTTATATAGCTTCTAATTTCATCCCttcacatatatatatatatatatatatatatatatatatatatatatatatatatatatatatatatatatatataaagctAAAATTAAGAAACATAATTTATAACTAGCTCACCCTCAGTTAAGTCCCTAGCTGACACTTGTGAGGAAATAACAAGAAGCATGGCCAATAGGCCAAGGATGAGGATTGCATTTTTGGAATCCATTGTACTCAATTCAAGATGAATTGAAATGTGATATTTGGTAGTGAAGGATGAGAAAAATAGTAAGAAGGTGTTCTCTATATataatggaaagaagtaggaaTCAACACGGAACCTTTAGATGGTAGTTGGGATGGTAGCTAGTCTGTGTTAATCAACCTTATCTTTAAAACTAGTAAAGATGGATCCAAGGGTCTGAAATGAAGCAGTGCTGTTTTTGTCTACTTGTTCTTAGCTACTTCACTTTATGAAGTCTGTTTGGATAAACAGTTAATTTAGAACTGATAGCACAAATGTTtattaaaataaacaattatgGAAAATTTTCTTTAACGAAagataaaataaatttaaattatttttatgtATACTATAAATTGTTTTCATAAGTTACTTTAAATATAAGTAAGTTTGAATAAGGCAATCAAAACTTACTCATAAATCATAATATTATTATATTGTGTAGTTTTAAATATAAGAAATTTTTTGCAACTCTATCTTATTGAATTACATTGTATCTGAAATACCATTTCATTAATATAAATTTGGCTTTCCAATAAACAAGTTTTTCTGAAGTGAAAGCTAAAGAGtacaattttattttttatatgaAACTATTTTTTTACTAAAAAAAGTGAgctattttttttttaaaataatccACACACTATTTATAATATGTTTTTAATAAGGAACTTTATTTTTACAAAGAGTTGGACATTATTAGTGAATAGAATAGAACTAGTTAAGAAAGTTACTTATGAGAATTTGAATAGTATAATTAACTTCTATTCATTTGTATGAAAATATGAATGTATGAGGCCTAATTCATGCAATAACAAGATAAGTTTGATTTCTCTCCTCTCTCTTCATCGTGAATGCACACCTTCATATCATGAGAGTTTTCTCATCGAACAGGGTATCATACGCCTAAGAGGATCGTAAAACTCTTCTACTGCTTCAATCCCTTATTAGTATCACAATTTTCATCCTTTCCATCGAAGATTTTCAGTTTTAGAGAAACTTAGTTTCCAGGCAAGAACTGCAATTTATTCCATCGAATTCCAGTTTCAGAGAAACTTAGTTCGTTGTTGCAGGCAAGAACTTCAACCAAACTGCATTGATCAAGCTTCAAAGAAGCTTCCCTTTCTACCTCCAAATCAAATCTCAATTGGAATTCAGAGAAAAGTAATGGTGAATCTCGAAACTTCACCACAATCTGAGCAACATGAAGTTCAAACTTTATAAGCTACGTCAAAACTTATGGCATTTACAGGTGTCTCCAACACATTTTCTTCAAAACTCTCAATTAAGCTTCAAGAAAACAATTTTTTGTTATGGAATCAATGAGTTAAGGCTGTAATTTTTGttatgtgtaagaccctaattttgaccataagatccctcatggcatcatgttattgcacaagtgcattgcctcaaggatcatggcaTTTTTgggctccttaaccctagggttgggacttgtttgagtgttttgagacccccaggcatgcttgtattatatgttattgcttttcttatttgattactaaccaaaagcacaaaaatatgtcactaactctttttgttttgaagctcaagtgatcacgtgctccacaatgctcctaggaggctcctaagcccaatgcaatggctagatgaagatgagaaaaagcataacaatggtccacaaagtttctaatcatcatatatgtctcccaagtatctcaatttgccaatttgatcaagataccCCAAAGagcttgaagattgtttcccaaggaaaccctaatttcactgtgctttgactgtgccttgcccatgaagcaatctcaatctctgatcaaatttaatcaaggtaagttatttcattaatcattttatgcatatatgagccaattttaggcccctcaatcatttattcatcaagattggaagtttggccttgaaaagttgaccagtcaagtcatctgactaagttgaggatcaatgagatataatttttgatgtttttgtcaaatgaagatgaccccaaaataaacaatgttcctaagaaccatatgaacaactttcatgttcatcaaaaatccatttgaaacttggaaggtcatcattcatttaaaaacattataggtcattttgactgaaaccctaattttgggtcaacttgtcaagggcataacttccttaatttttatgattttgaggtaaGACCAACGacattggaaatattgagatgtatatttaaaatgttatgttggacaaaatttcataatcctaaagaaaatacatgtgatattgcaaaacattataggtcatctttgacctaattcattgaatttgaaaaagtatCCAACTTCAAATACACATAACTTTGTCATAAAAAATCCgaatgatgcaaaatttgagtctagattgactaaattgaaaagatatacaactttgatgttggagattttCTAATTTGAAGTTTTTATCATGaggacagaggggtttgattaagcttgcttttgggttaatttttcaaagtgatttgaatatggtttatacttgaattttccaagccagttttgatcaatttgcacatgccaaatgattttttttcccaacatgacttttgttccttattttaatagctttctaaccattactcacaatagtccttggaatctaccatttgtgagtttcAAATTTATTTTCATTTAGGTGCATTTTGGATATTTTTGTGTTATAGCTTGGTATGCAAGCAGTTCCCATCCAATGTGCACGTCCAAATGCCTTATATGTGAACTCAACAAGTTGCTTAAGCCAtccatgggcctctcacacgtccacaaaggcccatgcaatccaaaattcaaatcccatgcacatgaacaaagtgtgtgatcagccacattcagctataaataaacacctcatgagcttcatttcacaaccttttggagatcccaagtgctgcagaaTTGATACCATAGCCCTCACTAAAGGAATCAATCACTTTCTTcaatattttcgagcttgaaattcagcaacattaactgagttttaaagccagattccttagccaatcacttCCCATGCATTCATAGATCAAGAATGAGCAAAGATCTTAGggaattcgtggccagaagttcatcaattcaaaggtatattctcaaactttttggatctgaaactccTAATCCAATGTAGATTTCTTGCGTTTtggtggttctctgaagtcctcatacttgaggcaagctattgatgcattcaatttttcatttcatgaacaatccgtgtggacaccatgattttctccttcatctttctctcaatataggaagcATGAAGGAAATCCAATGGTACAGGGATGATCTACATCACAAGAGCTTTatttccatgtccttatttttcattttcattgagATTTGTTTTCTGCAACTTTTGGCCGGAGTTTATgtgtctggccggagaagacggtggtttccaccaccaccaccaccacgtgttTTTACCAGGGCCATTGGATCTTGCTCCCACGATCTAATCTCACGCATCCTTTttaattacttattttaattcatgatGTGGTGCGGTTGACTCAAGTGTATTGTGTGTCCTCAGATTCAAGTCATCCACaagtgccacgtcaattaatgaactaGATCATGTGGTTCAGGCtttttcgcttatttcattttctttttattttatgttaattcatttcattttcattaattcattacatttgaagtcataaaaatatgagaccaactccaaaaaaattcatgaaaaatctagtttcatattttgatttttaattattcTTGTGActtcatttcatattttttatgaattacttggtttttaatgattttaatttattttaaaatactttctgacttttaaaaaatacaaaaatattttcatagcatttatggatcatgataagtcaatgaaaaatagtctcaacaatttcttgattgttttgagattatttgagattttaattcatattatgctatttttaattgtttttaattggttttaattactttctgatttcaaaaatttatgagaaaattagtcaaagtttgtttgactatgttgaacctatgagaatttaattggactttttgaagttgcgttgaattgaatttgaggttccatttggtttgtttattttttatttgtattttcttttaattcaaaaaaatattattggcttcttgacttgttatattcatttctcttctttttagtgttgattgaggttgatttgattcaactttgatcaattAGGATTGTTTGTTGACTtctccctttcatcttcatccttttctttcaatcaatggccaatgagttaaagtcttgaggttggtcttgacaaataagaagtttaaccttctttgatccaaacataactcaacttgatccataatcaagtgagttattttgtgtcaaagataggttacttcttggttaagcaaataaccaaaagtcaatacaaggcccttccccttttgtttggcatgacaagtttatggagcttgacttactagtcatgacctcaAATTTGTGTTCTTTTCttatattcttattgaccggcctcagataggtgtgactactatattagtccatttacgattgcttaacatagcgctacattgtcttatgacaagctaacataaccttaataactactaactttaatttgagcttttaaatttttgtcatttacttttaatgtcatatatttcttgctcattattcatcttgattttctctttgctcatttgagcacatattttatgtttatgtcacttttcttttgctcatttgagcccattattgtatataaatatattgctattttgtgttgttttgtgtttgttttgatatgaaccaaaatgcaaaaggagaaaggacttagaattaggatttacccatgcttaaaggagttcaagagaaactaggcctcatgcatttagaatgcaaaatatgttgaagagcaactaggcctcatgcctttagaatgctaaaattcaaagttgatctcaaaggacttctcctcaaacttattctttgtccattccctttattgtgttgtgagctttttgatgtgtgcttttgtgtgatagggatcccatcttaaagttgtgaaaagaggaccattgtcatgagtagccaagttaagagccaagccaaatggagatcctaggagcttgaattcaaatatttgattgcttgttttgtgtgctaaatccaaaggaaaggagcatcttgagtcatctctatgactccaagaaaaggaactccaagggttatctttcccctcttatctttgtatgctttaggaataacccttctctcttctccccactctaaccaagccaaaaatcattttcaaaactctgactttatttcaaattacaaacctaggccttaggcctttgacttttcaaaaccatttttcataaatactcatttgtaaataaactttaatccaactttgacctcattttgtaaataaattttacttgtaaatataacccatttcaagttgtttttgtggttccaatgaccacttgtttcactcttttcaaaaacattagtcataggtttgagttatcatagtggttgatttaaatctcacctcatccttagtgttggattataagccttccatgcttattatagggttaacctctcactagcatgttgaagccttcctcacatggtggattgttggtttaggttgagttttatccctttgataacaaaagaccttaaggcttttgattaaaatcaaatcaccaatctttgagatttttaccccgaactacgaggttttgatcctcctttgtgatggtacgtaggcaatgagttcatccattcaaacaacaaaatttgtaaatgtaatctattctcttctgatccctccaatcttttccacaaatcttttcacaaataccaacctacaacacatatttgcaaaaagaggttcccttagagtactaaggatgttttgggtgcgtaaaaccttcccatttcataaccaacccccttacctagatctctgacattttttttagtttttgatttgaaaaacttcttacttggcttttgttcgcttttttagcctttcctttggataaataaaagtgtggtggcgactcgaattgtatgttgacttttggtttagccaataaacctaaaggtaacgaaaactCCTAGAGGACTCTCATGAAAACATACATATGAGGTATGAGATAAAGTATACAAACATTACAATGCTTAGATGAAGGCCCATGTTCATCAACTTTGTGTAGAGTTAAAGATGAGGAAGATCAGAACCAAGACAATTTCAAAATTTGTGTTTCAAATTAGATCTATTGGAAACTCACTCATGGCTATTAGGGATCCAATCTCTGAGTGTGATCAGATTGATTTCATACTTTAGGGACTACCTGAAGAGTACAATCCTTCCATCATGATGGTAATTGTCAAGACTGATCCAATAGACATCTATGATATTTAAGGCCTATGGTATATTCAAAAAATTCAACTTGAGAAATATCGTCAAGAACTTGTTGCACCTAGTGCCACGACCAATTTTGTTCAAGCTAGTGGTAACACTCAGTCTACTAGACATGCTAACTCATGAGGTCTAAGTCATTACTCTCGTTACATATGAAAACCTACTCGAGGAAGAGGTTGAGGCAGGTAAACATACACCACTATTGTCCAACATGTCATTTTTGTAACAACTATAAGCATGTAATGATGGATTGTTGGCACATGTTTAATGATATTTTGAGCCTACAACAACCAAGTCTCAGACTCAAGACTCTACATCCAACAACACAAATAATGCTCGAGAAGGAAACAAGAGTTAAAACACATCAACATCACCAACCAATGTGTACCTAGATCATCACGACCAGCTGCAAATACCACAAGGACTGGAACCTCAAGCATGATTTGTTGATTAATGTGCATCCCACCATATAACTTCTAACAATTCAAATTTGCAATATATTAAGTCATGTGTTTGACCAAATAATTTAGTTACTGGCAATGGTTATAGCATAGAAGTTCAATCAATAGGAAAGACAAATTTCCAGTTTAATTTTATGTCAAATTCTTACTTAAAGTTATTTGATATGTTGCATGTGCCAAAAATAACTAGAAATCTCATATCAGTTTCAAGGTTGCAAAAGATAACCAAGTCTATTTTGAGTAACTTGCACTACTCCAAAAAAACACGTTTTACATTGGATGCAAAAGGGATTTTACCTCGGTTACTCAAGCGAGGTAACAAAGGGTGGCATAAAAACATGCCACCTAACACCTTGGTTTGGGAATAATCGAGGGGATAATTGAAATGACCATTGGTTCAATCTGATAGAtaacatttttttattttcaaaattatgTAGTGCGCACCACATAACTCTCAATTTTACTTAATAACCAAGGG includes these proteins:
- the LOC127118074 gene encoding cold and drought-regulated protein CORA — its product is MDSKNAILILGLLAMLLVISSQVSARDLTEEVAEKSNEVNDAKYGHYGHGGGSYHGGGGSYHGGHGGHGGHGGHGGVSNNEVVETSNEVKDAKYGHYGHGGGSYHGGGGGYHGGHGGHGGHGGHGGASDNGN